One Cryomorphaceae bacterium genomic window, TCGTGAGGGATTCAGTGCAACGATGAATGCGTCAGCTAAACCCTGGTTAGTACTTTGAGAAAACAGCCCTGTTATGCCCCCGGTAGTATTGGTTAGCCATTGAACATTGGTGCTTAAAGTATAACCGGTTATGTAAATTTGATCAGCCCAATCGTATGCAACAGCTAAACAAGCGTCATTATTAGAGCCTCCCAGATATGAGCCGAAAAGGAATGTGCCGTTTTCAGAAAATTCCGCTATAAATCCATCACCATGATGATCAGTGCTTCCGATAGGGGTTTGGCCGTCATCACCTCCGTATGAAGAATTATTTGGCAACGCGTTGAGTAGTGGTAATCCAGAGACGCTTGTAGTAGCACCGACAATACAAACTTTTGAACCATCATTGTTTACAGCTATACCCTCACCCTGGTCTAAATTGTTCCCGCAATACCATGAGGACCAAGCCAAATTATCATCACTTCCGAACTTTGCGATAAAACCATCGCTAAAAACTGACTGTGCATTGGAAATGAAATTGGGGTTCACTCCTATCGTTGGCTCAGTATGCTCAGGGTTTTCGGGTTCAAAACGTGTTGCACCTGTGATGTATTTGTTATTGTTTTGATCAATAGCAATGTCTGTAAGCCTGCAATAAGCTCTATGTCCAAAAGTTGTGGACCAGAGGGGAGTGCCGCTACTGGATAGTTTCAGGATACTACCGGCTTTATTGGTGTAACTATCTGTGCCTGTTTGTGGGTAAATCTGAATATTCAAGCCATTTATTTGACCTATCCAATACCCCACGCAGTATATGTTGTTTTCGTTGTCTACAGCTACTGATGTAAATGTATTGAAGCTAAAAGGTCCGAAAGGCGTTGCCCATTCTCTTATTGAGCCTGTTGAATTGAGCTTTCCTACAAACCCACTACTCCCCACATACGGCTGTAATTCATTTTCAACCGGGAAATCTGAGGAGCTGGTGAAGCCGCACATAATGATTTCATCGTCAGAAGTAATGGCAAGACCATTAATTCGGTCAACGCCTGTACCACCGTAAAAAGTAGCCCATTCGTTGTTCAAAGTTTCATGATCAAACTTGACTATGCACGCGTCCAAGTTTAGCTCATACTCGAATTGCACAACCCCAGGGGTAACTGGAAAATTATCACTTTGGGTCTCTCCACCAATGAATGCATTGCCCATGCCGTCAGTGGCAACAACATTAAATTGCTCCGAGTCTGAACCACCATAAAAGGTGCTCCATTCTAGATTTCCGTTGCTGGAGCTTGAAGTTGAGTAAGTATTGCTTTTTGAAAGGCTGAGAATTAGTGGCTTTGATACG contains:
- a CDS encoding T9SS C-terminal target domain-containing protein: MALDNDGDIVVSGQCEINDSTTTYYTVKYVEMNVVNPYSTLTSLSSKHIKPNNGQLITTDFSEASDVLFINDCDYPKNYVLSDRISYVFRNSDESVYQFLLDGTSDTTMSINATDTLVRVDMKPKNPSQSRKIVPFNQKRYYESYFLSHFDEKRIHSYEQVVVFGLWRDIDMHITNEEPGMGISLVCKPQFKPDDIAWYYEGADSVEIVTPHSIIVHTQTGKFGYEANFAREVSTNGTHNQLSWKPEFSMSGNYVVLGLSSYDVSKPLILSLSKSNTYSTSSSSNGNLEWSTFYGGSDSEQFNVVATDGMGNAFIGGETQSDNFPVTPGVVQFEYELNLDACIVKFDHETLNNEWATFYGGTGVDRINGLAITSDDEIIMCGFTSSSDFPVENELQPYVGSSGFVGKLNSTGSIREWATPFGPFSFNTFTSVAVDNENNIYCVGYWIGQINGLNIQIYPQTGTDSYTNKAGSILKLSSSGTPLWSTTFGHRAYCRLTDIAIDQNNNKYITGATRFEPENPEHTEPTIGVNPNFISNAQSVFSDGFIAKFGSDDNLAWSSWYCGNNLDQGEGIAVNNDGSKVCIVGATTSVSGLPLLNALPNNSSYGGDDGQTPIGSTDHHGDGFIAEFSENGTFLFGSYLGGSNNDACLAVAYDWADQIYITGYTLSTNVQWLTNTTGGITGLFSQSTNQGLADAFIVALNPSRNLVWGSFFGGASFDYGYGLATTSSEKLFLVGRTFSFGGPASQPFPLSNYTPSANPYFQNQLNLINEYEGEKSDGFVSRFSLLPLAAVVRVREIEGSAQLKVYPNPNNGQFMIDLELLNTAPGQLSIYSIDGRLVFQRQLGHSSQNHIDTSGLPSGTYILSLQHEENRYFAKFIKL